From the genome of Lotus japonicus ecotype B-129 chromosome 6, LjGifu_v1.2, one region includes:
- the LOC130726063 gene encoding pentatricopeptide repeat-containing protein At3g25210, mitochondrial: MATITKRFFSLRSAYSSSLFTTTTTASSLLLHTPTRRYSTPPRTRTPLEKQFETWVNHLKPGFTPSDVDRALTSVSDPDLALDIFRWTAQQRSYNHTDLTYLTIIKHLIAGRRYQQAETLVEEVIAGACDGSIPLYNSIIRFCCGRKFLFSRAFDVYNKMLRSEDCKPDLETYTLLYNSLLRRFNKLHVCYVYLHAVRSLTKQMKAVGVIPDTFVLNMIIKAYSKCLEVDEAIRVFREMGLYGCEPNAYSYSYIARGLCEKGRVNQGLGFYKEMKEKCLRPSTSTYVIIVCSLAMDRRFEDAIEVLFDMLGNSRSPDHLTYKTVLEGLCRERRADEAFDLLDECKKRDISMSEKMYKTLLDDLHYVCRE, from the coding sequence ATGGCTACCATCACCAAACGATTCTTCAGTCTACGCTCTGCGTAttcatcttctctcttcaccaccaccaccaccgcatcCTCCCTCCTCCTCCACACTCCCACGCGCCGATACTCCACCCCACCCCGCACCAGAACCCCACTCGAGAAACAGTTCGAGACATGGGTCAACCACCTCAAACCCGGTTTCACCCCTTCCGACGTCGACCGCGCCCTCACCTCCGTCTCCGACCCCGATCTCGCCCTCGACATTTTCCGATGGACCGCCCAGCAACGCTCCTACAATCACACCGACCTCACCTACCTCACCATCATCAAACACCTCATCGCCGGCCGCCGCTACCAGCAAGCTGAAACCCTCGTCGAGGAGGTCATCGCCGGCGCCTGCGACGGCTCCATACCCCTCTACAACTCCATCATTCGCTTCTGCTGTGGTCGCAAGTTCCTCTTCAGTCGCGCCTTTGATGTCTACAACAAAATGCTCAGGTCTGAGGATTGCAAACCTGACCTTGAAACTTACACTTTGCTTTACAATTCGCTGCTTAGAAGGTTCAATAAGTTGCATGTTTGCTATGTTTATTTGCACGCGGTTCGGTCTTTGACGAAGCAGATGAAGGCTGTTGGTGTTATACCTGATACATTTGTGTTGAACATGATCATTAAGGCTTATTCTAAGTGTTTAGAGGTGGATGAGGCGATTAGAGTTTTTCGCGAAATGGGGTTGTATGGGTGTGAGCCTAATGCTTATAGTTATAGTTATATTGCTAGAGGTTTGTGTGAGAAAGGGAGGGTGAATCAAGGGTTGGGGTTTTATAAGGAAATGAAGGAGAAGTGTTTGCGGCCGAGTACTAGTACTTATGTGATTATAGTTTGTAGTCTCGCTATGGATCGAAGGTTTGAGGATGCCATTGAGGTTTTGTTTGATATGTTGGGGAATTCTAGGTCCCCTGATCATCTCACCTACAAGACTGTTTTAGAAGGGTTGTGTCGGGAACGAAGAGCTGATGAAGCCTTTGACCTGCTTGATGAATGCAAGAAGAGGGATATTTCTATGAGCGAAAAGATGTACAAGACTTTGTTGGATGATTTGCATTATGTGTGCCGGGAGTAG